A single Ptiloglossa arizonensis isolate GNS036 chromosome 2, iyPtiAriz1_principal, whole genome shotgun sequence DNA region contains:
- the Vas gene encoding ATP-dependent RNA helicase vasa isoform X1 has protein sequence MDDNWGEDFSQVSSNSYNIDEGGRSYGKGRGFVMRNNNDNEWGQNYNCGSTNSNGYNADNSWQPNNNDNNFGRPGRGSGKGSANGGSRGGYSGRGGFRNRARGNDDESNDYRRNNNYKDDYNDGYDRSSKPKGRFTGRGGDDSDIEGQKPREVYIPPDLPSDEQSLFENGVAMGINFDKYDNIEVKVSGENEPMPIESFEAAGLRNIVLENIKKSGYTKPTPVQKHALPIILNNRDLMACAQTGSGKTAAFAVPIINNLLERPTDLNPGSCCEPQAVIISPTRELTIQIWQQIVKFSLNSIIRTVVAYGGTSVTHQGGKLSAGCHILVATPGRLLDFLERRRIVFSSVKYLVLDEADRMLDMGFLPSIEKIVDHETMVPLGERQTLMFSATFPDEVQLLARRFLSNYLFLAVGIVGGACLDVEQHFYEVARNLKKNKLKEILERQNDAGTLMGTLVFVEMKRKADFIAAFLSENDYPTTSIHGDRLQRQREEALADFKSGRMSVLVATAVAARGLDIKNVAHVINYDLPRGIDEYVHRIGRTGRVGNRGKATSFFDPEEDAPLRNDLVRILKQAKQPVPDWLICGNASRNFMPGRGKRFGGEDIRDFQTDENQYEEDVTSSVPVEPEETW, from the exons ATGGATGATAATTGGGGTGAAGACTTTTCTCAAGTCTCTTCAAATTCATACAAT ATAGATGAAGGTGGACGTAGCTATGGAAAAGGACGGGGATTTGTAATGCggaataataatgataacgaGTGGGGGCAGAATTACAATTGTGGGAGCACTAACAGCAATGGATATAATGCTGACAATAGTTGGCAGCCtaacaataatgataataattttgGAAGGCCTGGAAGAGGCAGTGGTAAAGGTAGTGCAAATGGTGGTAGCAGGGGAGGATATAGTGGAAGAGGAGGATTTAGAAACAGGGCTAGGGGGAATGACGATGAAAGCAATGATTACAGACGGAACAATAATTATAAAGATGATTACAATGATGGATATGACAGAAGTAGTAAACCAAAAGGAAGATTTACTGGACGAGGTGGTGATGACAGTGACATAGAAGGTCAGAAACCACGAGAAGTATATATTCCACCAGATTTACCCTCCGATGAACAATCTCTGTTTGAAAATGGTGTCGCAATGGGCATCAATTTTGACAAATATGATAATATCGAAGTTAAAGTAAGCGGAGAGAACGAACCTATGCCAATAGAGAGTTTTGAGGCAGCAGGTCTTAGAAACATTgttttagaaaatataaaaaaatcggGATATACAAAACCAACTCCAGTGCAAAAACACGCGTTACCAATCATATTGAATAATCGTGATTTAATGGCTTGTGCACAAACAGGTTCAGGAAAAACTGCTGCATTTGCAgttcctattataaataatttattggaAAGGCCTACAGACTTAAATCCAGGTTCATGTTGTGAACCACAAGCTGTTATCATATCACCTACTCGTGAACTTACTATACAAATTTGGCAAcaaattgttaaattttcacTCAATTCGATTATAAGGACTGTAGTTGCATACGGTGGTACTTCTGTTACTCATCAAGGAGGAAAACTCTCTGCAGGTTGTCACATACTTGTAGCAACACCTGGAAGATTGTTAGATTTTttagaaagaagaagaattgtATTTTCTTCCGTTAAATATCTTGTATTGGATGAAGCAGATCGTATGTTGGATATGGGATTTTTGCCCAGTATCGAGAAGATTGTAGATCATGAAACAATGGTTCCTTTAGGTGAACGGCAAACATTAATGTTTTCTGCTACTTTCCCAGATGAAGTACAACTATTGGCGAGAAGATTTCTaagcaattatttatttctcgcaGTTGGTATAGTAGGTGGAGCATGTTTAGACGTTGAACAACATTTTTACGAGGTTgccagaaatttgaaaaaaaataaacttaaaGAAATCTTGGAAAGACAGAACGATGCAGGTACTTTAATGGGTACCTTGGTATTTGTAGAGATGAAAAGGAAAGCAGATTTTATTGCAGCATTCTTGTCTGAAAATGATTATCCGACTACTAGTATTCATGGCGATAGATTACAAAGACAAAGAGAAGAAGCATTAGCAGATTTTAAAAGTGGGAGAATGTCTGTTTTAGTAGCTACAGCTGTGGCTGCTAGAGGTTTGGATATAAAAAATGTTGCTCATGTTATAAACTATGATCTGCCAAGGGGAATCGATGAGTATGTTCATCGAATTGGAAGAACTGGCCGCGTAGGTAATCGTGGAAAAGCAACTTCCTTTTTCGATCCTGAAGAAGATGCACCACTGAGAAACGATCTTGTCAGAATATTGAAACAGGCGAAGCAACCAGTTCCGGACTGGTTAATATGTGGAAATGCAAGTAGAAATTTCATGCCTGGGCGGGGGAAGAGATTTGGCGGAGAAGACATCAGAGAT TTTCAAACAGACGAAAATCAATACGAGGAAGATGTCACGTCTTCTGTGCCAGTCGAACCAGAAGAAACATGGTAG
- the Vas gene encoding ATP-dependent RNA helicase vasa isoform X2, producing the protein MRNNNDNEWGQNYNCGSTNSNGYNADNSWQPNNNDNNFGRPGRGSGKGSANGGSRGGYSGRGGFRNRARGNDDESNDYRRNNNYKDDYNDGYDRSSKPKGRFTGRGGDDSDIEGQKPREVYIPPDLPSDEQSLFENGVAMGINFDKYDNIEVKVSGENEPMPIESFEAAGLRNIVLENIKKSGYTKPTPVQKHALPIILNNRDLMACAQTGSGKTAAFAVPIINNLLERPTDLNPGSCCEPQAVIISPTRELTIQIWQQIVKFSLNSIIRTVVAYGGTSVTHQGGKLSAGCHILVATPGRLLDFLERRRIVFSSVKYLVLDEADRMLDMGFLPSIEKIVDHETMVPLGERQTLMFSATFPDEVQLLARRFLSNYLFLAVGIVGGACLDVEQHFYEVARNLKKNKLKEILERQNDAGTLMGTLVFVEMKRKADFIAAFLSENDYPTTSIHGDRLQRQREEALADFKSGRMSVLVATAVAARGLDIKNVAHVINYDLPRGIDEYVHRIGRTGRVGNRGKATSFFDPEEDAPLRNDLVRILKQAKQPVPDWLICGNASRNFMPGRGKRFGGEDIRDFQTDENQYEEDVTSSVPVEPEETW; encoded by the exons ATGCggaataataatgataacgaGTGGGGGCAGAATTACAATTGTGGGAGCACTAACAGCAATGGATATAATGCTGACAATAGTTGGCAGCCtaacaataatgataataattttgGAAGGCCTGGAAGAGGCAGTGGTAAAGGTAGTGCAAATGGTGGTAGCAGGGGAGGATATAGTGGAAGAGGAGGATTTAGAAACAGGGCTAGGGGGAATGACGATGAAAGCAATGATTACAGACGGAACAATAATTATAAAGATGATTACAATGATGGATATGACAGAAGTAGTAAACCAAAAGGAAGATTTACTGGACGAGGTGGTGATGACAGTGACATAGAAGGTCAGAAACCACGAGAAGTATATATTCCACCAGATTTACCCTCCGATGAACAATCTCTGTTTGAAAATGGTGTCGCAATGGGCATCAATTTTGACAAATATGATAATATCGAAGTTAAAGTAAGCGGAGAGAACGAACCTATGCCAATAGAGAGTTTTGAGGCAGCAGGTCTTAGAAACATTgttttagaaaatataaaaaaatcggGATATACAAAACCAACTCCAGTGCAAAAACACGCGTTACCAATCATATTGAATAATCGTGATTTAATGGCTTGTGCACAAACAGGTTCAGGAAAAACTGCTGCATTTGCAgttcctattataaataatttattggaAAGGCCTACAGACTTAAATCCAGGTTCATGTTGTGAACCACAAGCTGTTATCATATCACCTACTCGTGAACTTACTATACAAATTTGGCAAcaaattgttaaattttcacTCAATTCGATTATAAGGACTGTAGTTGCATACGGTGGTACTTCTGTTACTCATCAAGGAGGAAAACTCTCTGCAGGTTGTCACATACTTGTAGCAACACCTGGAAGATTGTTAGATTTTttagaaagaagaagaattgtATTTTCTTCCGTTAAATATCTTGTATTGGATGAAGCAGATCGTATGTTGGATATGGGATTTTTGCCCAGTATCGAGAAGATTGTAGATCATGAAACAATGGTTCCTTTAGGTGAACGGCAAACATTAATGTTTTCTGCTACTTTCCCAGATGAAGTACAACTATTGGCGAGAAGATTTCTaagcaattatttatttctcgcaGTTGGTATAGTAGGTGGAGCATGTTTAGACGTTGAACAACATTTTTACGAGGTTgccagaaatttgaaaaaaaataaacttaaaGAAATCTTGGAAAGACAGAACGATGCAGGTACTTTAATGGGTACCTTGGTATTTGTAGAGATGAAAAGGAAAGCAGATTTTATTGCAGCATTCTTGTCTGAAAATGATTATCCGACTACTAGTATTCATGGCGATAGATTACAAAGACAAAGAGAAGAAGCATTAGCAGATTTTAAAAGTGGGAGAATGTCTGTTTTAGTAGCTACAGCTGTGGCTGCTAGAGGTTTGGATATAAAAAATGTTGCTCATGTTATAAACTATGATCTGCCAAGGGGAATCGATGAGTATGTTCATCGAATTGGAAGAACTGGCCGCGTAGGTAATCGTGGAAAAGCAACTTCCTTTTTCGATCCTGAAGAAGATGCACCACTGAGAAACGATCTTGTCAGAATATTGAAACAGGCGAAGCAACCAGTTCCGGACTGGTTAATATGTGGAAATGCAAGTAGAAATTTCATGCCTGGGCGGGGGAAGAGATTTGGCGGAGAAGACATCAGAGAT TTTCAAACAGACGAAAATCAATACGAGGAAGATGTCACGTCTTCTGTGCCAGTCGAACCAGAAGAAACATGGTAG